In Ruminiclostridium papyrosolvens DSM 2782, the following proteins share a genomic window:
- a CDS encoding AbrB/MazE/SpoVT family DNA-binding domain-containing protein, protein MKSTGVVRKVDELGRVVLPVELRRTMTIEEKDPLEIFTEGDCIILKKYTPGCDFCGNVDENLKTFKGKNFCPACLKELKKL, encoded by the coding sequence ATGAAAAGTACAGGAGTAGTAAGGAAAGTAGATGAATTGGGAAGGGTTGTTCTGCCAGTTGAACTCAGGAGAACAATGACTATTGAAGAGAAAGACCCGTTGGAAATCTTTACAGAAGGTGATTGCATAATTCTGAAAAAGTATACTCCCGGATGCGATTTCTGCGGAAATGTTGACGAAAATTTGAAAACATTTAAGGGTAAAAATTTCTGTCCTGCTTGCTTAAAGGAGCTGAAAAAGCTGTGA
- a CDS encoding AAA family ATPase, giving the protein MRITLKQLIIKNFKGLKEFTLNVDGKNADIYGNNGKGKTTIKDALNWLLFDKDSQNKKDFAIKPQDEAGNAIHFLDTEVEAVMDCDGKEVKLKKTFREKWVKKKRQELQEFSGHETDYWCDDVPLKKGEYTAKIDSLINENLFKLITDPLYFNTQLKWEKKREILFELAGANISDEDVIFSNPDLKDLSVILNGKSIEDYKKIVSARLKAFNEQMTKIPTRIDEVTKSMPVEVDLSEVEKDIQQQQIALQAVEAKLMNFDEAAKEYIEKQQKLSNLKIQLQQREIDLTNAANKAANETILKKNQLQSTISSVKSEIKNLVSDNERYGVEIEDLEKKNSELRNQWIEENAKKFVEPTGLTCPTCSQNLPDDMAGAKTEELRVKFEKQKSATLDLINNSGVPNKKRIETLKELIQKNQESMVVKQGGLDKFTETLNSLPDVQKVDVDLDSDEEYKNISEQIKTLQTELQKPAEDNTSELKQSKAVIESKIAILNQQLGNKDTIDKAKARIEELKQEQKNTAQQIADLQKDEFLIEKFTRSKCNLLEDCINNKFSLVKFKLFDTQINGAVVECCETLINTNGSYVEFNSANNAGRINAGLDIIKVLNGFYNASAPIFIDNAESVVDLAPVNAQVIRLVVSDTDNNLRVEGRDI; this is encoded by the coding sequence GTGAGGATAACACTCAAGCAATTGATAATAAAGAACTTTAAAGGTTTAAAAGAGTTCACCCTAAATGTGGACGGCAAAAATGCTGACATTTACGGAAATAACGGTAAGGGAAAGACCACAATTAAAGATGCTTTAAACTGGCTGTTATTCGATAAGGATAGCCAGAATAAAAAGGACTTTGCAATCAAGCCACAGGATGAAGCAGGAAATGCAATTCACTTTCTGGATACAGAGGTTGAAGCTGTCATGGACTGTGACGGTAAAGAAGTCAAGCTAAAAAAGACATTCCGTGAAAAGTGGGTAAAGAAAAAACGGCAGGAGTTGCAGGAGTTTTCCGGCCATGAAACTGATTACTGGTGTGATGATGTTCCTTTGAAAAAAGGTGAATATACAGCCAAAATTGACAGTCTGATAAATGAAAACCTTTTCAAACTGATTACGGACCCATTGTACTTCAATACTCAACTTAAATGGGAGAAAAAAAGAGAAATATTATTTGAGCTTGCCGGAGCCAATATTTCGGATGAAGATGTAATTTTCTCAAACCCGGATTTAAAAGACTTATCAGTAATCCTGAATGGGAAATCAATCGAGGACTATAAAAAGATAGTATCTGCAAGATTAAAAGCCTTCAATGAACAAATGACCAAAATTCCGACCAGAATAGATGAAGTTACAAAAAGTATGCCGGTTGAAGTTGATTTATCCGAAGTCGAAAAGGATATTCAACAACAACAAATTGCTTTGCAGGCAGTTGAAGCAAAACTAATGAACTTTGATGAAGCAGCTAAGGAATACATAGAGAAGCAGCAGAAATTGAGCAACCTAAAAATTCAGCTCCAACAGAGGGAAATTGATTTAACAAATGCAGCTAATAAAGCTGCTAATGAAACAATTCTAAAGAAAAACCAACTTCAATCAACAATTTCATCGGTGAAATCAGAAATTAAGAATCTTGTATCCGACAATGAAAGATATGGTGTTGAAATTGAGGACTTGGAGAAAAAGAACTCTGAACTGAGGAATCAATGGATTGAGGAAAATGCAAAGAAATTTGTTGAGCCTACAGGGTTAACATGTCCTACATGCAGTCAGAATTTACCCGATGATATGGCAGGAGCTAAGACGGAAGAACTTAGAGTAAAATTTGAAAAACAAAAGTCAGCAACACTTGATTTAATTAACAATTCAGGAGTACCAAATAAAAAGAGAATAGAAACTTTGAAAGAACTTATTCAAAAAAATCAGGAAAGCATGGTTGTTAAACAGGGTGGACTTGATAAATTTACAGAAACATTGAATAGCCTTCCTGACGTTCAAAAGGTAGATGTAGACCTTGATTCTGACGAGGAATATAAGAATATTTCCGAACAGATAAAAACCTTGCAGACAGAATTACAGAAGCCTGCGGAGGACAATACCTCTGAATTGAAACAGTCAAAGGCAGTAATAGAAAGTAAAATTGCAATTCTTAATCAACAGCTTGGAAACAAAGACACAATTGATAAGGCGAAAGCTAGGATTGAAGAGTTAAAGCAGGAGCAAAAGAACACTGCTCAACAGATTGCTGACCTTCAAAAAGACGAATTCCTTATTGAAAAGTTCACAAGGTCAAAATGTAATCTCTTGGAGGATTGCATAAACAATAAATTCTCTCTTGTTAAATTCAAGTTGTTTGACACACAAATTAACGGAGCTGTGGTTGAATGTTGCGAAACTCTTATTAATACAAACGGCTCTTACGTTGAGTTTAACAGTGCAAACAATGCCGGAAGGATAAATGCAGGACTAGATATTATAAAAGTTCTTAACGGATTCTACAATGCATCAGCACCGATTTTTATTGATAATGCTGAAAGTGTAGTTGATTTAGCACCTGTAAATGCACAGGTTATAAGGTTGGTTGTTAGTGATACTGATAACAATTTAAGAGTAGAAGGGAGGGATATATAA